The sequence below is a genomic window from Natronorubrum halophilum.
CGTCTCCCCAACTTTCTCCTCTACCGTCTCGCTGACGCTCTCCTCGACCGTTTCTCCAACTTTCTCCTCTACCGTCTCGCTGACACTCTCCTCGACCGTTTCTCCAACTTTCTCCTCTACCGTCTCGCCGACGCTCTTCTCGACCGTTTCTCCAACTTTCTCCTCTACCGTCTCGCTGACACTCTCCTCGACGGTCTCGCCGACGCTCTTCTCGACCGTTTCGCCCACGCTTTCTTCGACCGTCTCGCTGACGCTCTCCTCGACCGACTCCTGGACGGCCCTAGTCATCCAGTCGGGGTCGAAGCGCGCCATCTTCCAGACGACGTGGATGACGTACGAGGCGAACACCCCCACTCCGAACGCGATTCCGACGTTCGTGCCGAGAACCATGATTAGCACGATCGAGAGGGCGATCAACGCCCCGTAGGCGAGGTCCACGGCCGCATCGACCCGGACCGGACTCAGCATAGCCGATCGCCACCGTCACGGACGAGTCGGAGGGGTTCCACGCGTTCGTCGACGAGATCGATCCCGACGCGGCGGGGAGGCGATCCAGTTCGCCCCCGATGGTCTCTCGAGTCGAATTTCCGGTCGAAGTACATGATACTGTATTCCATGCGATGACTGTTGAAGTTCTTTAGGATCGAGCGTCTCCGTGAACCGCCTCGAGGTACTCGGCCCGTCCGGTTCGTCGACCGTCGCTCGGGGGACGGTTCCGACGATAGCGGCGACTGATTCGGACCGGCGACGCAGTCGGCCGGCTACTCGAGCGATTCGAGGTCGAAACTGACGCGGACCGGCAGGGTATCGGTTTCGTTCGGAAGACGCTCCACCGCCTGTAGTTGACGCCCGCGGCCGAAAATGGGCGCGTTTTTAGGGACGGAACGTGTTGGATCTGGTGTGACAGAAGTACTGCTTATCGTGGGGCTCATCGTTGCAGTCTTCGTCGGCTACAATATCGGTGGTGCGACGACGGGACCGGCGTTCGGTCCTGCCGTCGGAGCCAACGTAATTACGAAACTGATGGCGGCCGGACTGATGTCGATTTTCTTCTTCGTTGGCGCGATCACGATCGGCCCGGAGGTCGTCACGACCCTGGGAGGCGAACTCGTGAACACGACCGATATATTCACCCTCCGATCGAACGTCGCCGTCCTCTTTTTCATCGGCGGCGCGCTGTTCGTCGGTAACTACTTCGGCGTCCCCGCCTCGACGTCGATGACCGCGGTCGGTGCGATCGCCGCCCTCGGCCTCGCGACCGGAGAACTCGACGTCGCGGTCTTAGGCGAGATCGTCATCTGGTGGGTCGTCGCCCCGATCATCGGGTTCTGGGTGGCCGGCGTCATCGGTCGTTACTTCTATCCGCGCATCAACGCGTGGATCGCGATCGAGGGGAACCGGGAGGGGCGGCAGATGATCACCGTCGATCGATCGGGACCGGTTCCGCGACTCCAGTTCGGGGAGAACGCGGATCGCCGAGAGATCACCGGTGCCTTCGTGGTCGTCGGAATCGGCTGTCTGATGGCCTTTTCCTCGGGAACGAGCAACATCGCGAACGCGATCGCCCCGATCTACGGCACCGGAGACGTCGACATGATCCCGCTCGTCCTGATCGGTTCGGCGGCCGTCTCGGTTGGCTGTTTCACGATCGCCCGCCGGACCCTCGACACGCTCGGGAACGACATCACGAACCTCCCGCTGACGGCAGCGATCGTCGTCGCGGTCATCAGTTCGACGATCGTGATCGGCCTCTCGTCCATCGGCATCCCCGCGAGTTTCGTCGTCATCGCGACGATGTCCATTATCGGCCTCGGCTGGGGTCGGGCGACCCGGACGACGACGCTCTCGGACGTCCGAAAGGGCGAGGAGACGCGGGTTTCCGTGGGGGCGCTCACCGCCGAGGAGGAAGGCGAACGGGCCCCGGGTATCGGCGAAGAAAAGCCGGAGGATATCCCGAGAGCGTCGGATCTCTTTAATCCCTCGACCACGGCTCGAGTGATCATCATGCAAAACGTCGTGCCGCTCATCTCGACGGTCGGGGCGTTCCTCACCTTCCGATTCGTGCCGATCTTCGGCTTTTGACCGGCTAAATCTCACGAGCGGTTTTCGTGCAAATGCGATTCAGGACCACGGTGTGTGACACGACGACGAATGCGGCAAACGATTCGAGACTTGTAAAGTGCGGTGTAACTTTTCGTTTTCTTTGCCGTTTTTCGACTCATCGTTCAACGAATAGTGACGTTCTTTGCTCCTAATGTTACAATTCCGAGTGAAAGACAATTTAGGACTGAACAGCAAGCTATACCAGTGCGGGACTCGAATCGGCGATTGATGCCCACGGTAGAATACCTCAACTACGAAGTGCTGGACGACCACGGCTGGGAGATGGATGACGACGACCTCTTCGATGAGGCCGCAGACGCTGGCCTCGACGAAGAGGACTACGGTACCCTCGACGTTGCCGAGGGTGAATATATCCTCGAGGCAGCCGAGGCGCAGGGCTACGACTGGCCCTTCTCCTGCCGGGCAGGTGCCTGTGCAAACTGTGCGGCCATCGTCTTCGAGGGTGAAATCGACATGGACATGCAGCAGATCCTCTCCGACGAGGAAGTCGAGGAGAAGAACGTCCGACTGACCTGCATCGGCTCCGCCGAGACCGACGAGGTCAAGATCGTTTACAACGCGAAACACCTCGACTACCTGCAGAACCGCGTCATTTAAATCGTCGCTCGCGCGACGCCCCTTCGGGCGTTGCGTTCTCGTTCGTCGAATCGCCGTATACGCGACGAGCAGCGGCTGTACTCGAGTGCGCGTCACGTCGGATCGCGTCGCCGCCGCCTGCGTCGGTGACGGTCAAACGCGGCGTGGTGCTCGCGACGGTGACGATGCCGCACGATCGCGGCCATGGAAGACAACCCTCTTACTCGCTTACCGAACCAGCTCAGCGAACTGGCGACGTCTCTCGACTGCAACGTGGACGTCGATTGGAGAACCGGAAACTGGAGAGCGGTCTGGATCGGGTTCGCCGTCGCGATCGTCGTCGCCGACGACGTACCCCGGATCGAGGAGACGTCCGGGACCTGACCGTTCGCGGACGGATACGCACCGCGGCGATAACCGCGTGACCGGTCGTTCACGGACCGAGCGCGGACGGTAGCGTGGGATCGTGGGAGTAAAGAAATATTTCTCGTCGCCGTGTGCGAGAAATAGTAACCTAATCGGATCAGTGGAACCGGTCCCCGCCGACGGTTCTACATCGCGCGTTCGCGGGCCGGCCCGGTCGCCACGTTCGGCGGTCGTACCACGGACGTGCGAACGGGGCGCTGGGCTCGGTCGGTTCGGAGAGCGACGGCTTCGCGCCGCAGGCATCGAATCGGCCGTACCGTCCCGTACGCGACCGACATTCCGCGGCTCGCTCGAGTCGCCGGAGTTAGTCGCGGTCGATTCGATCCGGCCACGTGCCGCACTCGCGCGCGTCCAACCGGTCGTCGGTCATCGAGATCCACCGCACCTCGTTCCAGCTCAGCCGGTAGTGACAGGTCTCCGGTTTCAGCTGCTCCCAGTAGATGGTCTGCATCGACGGGACGTCCCCGTCGGCCGGCGTTATCGGCAGCTCCTCGCCCTCCGGTTCGGCCTCCTGTTGCATCGCCTCCAGCGTGGATTGTGGCGACAGCGAGCTGTGGTTCCAGACCATTCCGGAGACGACGAGCAGTCCGACAACGGCGACGACGGCGACGATCGCTACCCGACGGTGGCTCGTTCGAGCCGCGTCGCCGCCGCGACGGTCCGTCGTCGACCGCCACGACACCGCGCGCTCGACGGCGATAGCCACGCCGAACGCGACGAAGGCGAGCCAGAGGAGCGCGTCCGTCGCACCGTCCATGTCGACGAACAGGACCTGCAGGCCGAGGATCAAGCCGCCCGCCGGAACCCACCACCGCGATCGGTCGCGGACGACCGCGTCCGCCCAGCCGTAGACCGCCACCGGGATGAGCACCGATGCGTACCCGAACACGAGCAGTATCGAGTAGACGCGCTCCGCCAATGTGTACGGCGACCCTGCGACGAGCGGCGCGAGGATCGTCTGTACGATCATGGGAACGAGTGCGCCCGCGGCCGCGAATACGAGGACGACCGCCCCGGTCACGACGCCACCTCCCGCGATCGCCGAGAGCGCGCCCCTTCCGCCGGCTCGCTGGTAGGCCATTCCGACGATCAGCGGCGCGAACGCGCCGCCCGATTGCCACGAACCGGCGGCCAGCGCCGCGGCGACCCCGGCGAGGAACGGCCGGTCGCGGAGGGCGAGCGCGAGCGCCGCGACGCCGAAGAACAGCGCGTAGAACTGCGCTCGAACCCCTTGCATGGGGAGGATGAAGAGCGCCGGGAGGACGAACATCGAGAGGCCGGCGGCGATCGCGGCGATATCTTCGCCGGTGAGGAGGCGCGCCACCCATCCGACGAGCAGGACGCTCGCGGCGGCGACGGTCACCGTGAGCGCCACGCTGAGGGCGTGTAGAACGAACATATCGCCGCCCGAGACGGCGGCGAGAGCGGCCGTGATCCCGAACGGTACGGGCGGGTTCACGTCCCAGACGTCGACGTACGGAACGCCGCCCTGGAGGACGTACCAGCCCGTGTGCTGGAAGAACGCCGGATCGGTCACCATCGGCGGGTCCTCGACGCGATAGATGGCGAAGCCGACGACGAACATGAGCACGACGATCGGGCCGAGGACGACGAGCCAATCGGAGCGACGGCCGACGCGTGAACGCACGGCCATTTCAGATCCGCTTCGAGATCGTCTTCGCGACGGCGAGAGCGCCCTGGTCCCACGCGACGCGGTGGTCGAGTCCGGTCTCGTCGTCGACCTCGTCGACCTCGTAGTTCTCGAGATACCACTCGTACGTCTCCACGAGCGCCTCCCGGTTGGAGTACTCGGGCTCCCACCCGAGGCGTTTCAGCTTCTCGACGGAGACGTAGGAATCCTCGTGGGCCGTCTCGTAGACCCACGGGTACAGCGGCGAGAGGTTCAGTCGGTCCAGGACGCGAAGGACCGCGACCGTGAGGAAGGCGGGCGTTCCGATCGTGCGCTTGCCCGTCCCCGCGTAATCGATGGGAGCCTGAAAGTCCTCTCTCATCGTGGCGAACTCGTCGGCGCCGACGTTGAACGTATCGTTCACCTCGTCCTCGTCCCCGGTGAGCATCAGTTCGATGGCGGAGACGAGATCGCGGACGTGCAACAGCTGGTACCGGTTGTTCCCCCGCCCGACCAGCGGGACGTTCGCACCGTCTTCGATCCAGTCGAACAGCACCTGGAACACGCCGAGTCGCTGCGGACCGACGAACGTCTTGGGACGGAGAACGGGAACGCACAGGCCCATGCGGCGGAAGTCCCGACAGATCTTCTCGGCCTGAATCTTGGCCCGTCCGTAAGGACCGACGCCGTCCAAGGGCGAGTCCTCGGTGATGGGATGTTCGTCGTGGGTCCCGTAAACCGACGTGGAGGAGACGTAACAAACCCGCTCGACGTCGCGGTCCGTCGCCGCCCAGAGCACGTTTCGCGTCCCGTCGATGGTCGTCTCCCGAATGCGGTCTGCGTCCCACAGGGGGAGCGCCGCCGCTGCGTGAACCACGGACGTAGCGCCGCTCTCCTCGAGCGCGTCGGTCACGGACGTCTCGCTCCGGACGTCACCCTCGACGAAGTCGATGTCGTCGGTGTCGTCCGCCGCGTCGAAGGGCTTGAGGTCGAACGCAGTGACGTCCCACCCGCGGTCGCGGAAGTACTGACACGTGTGGAGACCGAGAAATCCGGTTCCGCCCGTAACGAGAACCGAACCGTTCGAGTCGTCGCCGGTGCGCGCACCATCGCTCATCGTGGTATCGACTCCTCGAGACGACGAGTAAATAGTGTATCGCCGGCTAACAGTCGTATACCGAGTCAAATTTCCGCGTATTCGGCGAAACGAGAGCATTACCGCGGCGAACGATCGCCTGACTCGAGCGACCGCTCGTCGTGGTTCCCGCGGGTTCGTCCCGCGGTGAAACGGCGGTTTTCGCCTCACTTTTCAACCGACAGACCCATACTCGTTCCGTCATTTTCGCGCGAGCTAGTCGTCTCCGCGCCTCTCAACGGAGATATCTGCCGGTTCGCTCGGTGAACCGGATCACAGGTATGGAACACGAACCGCCGTTCAAATCACGGTTATCGCGTCGCGGTCTTTCGATCGCTCGGCTTGAATCGAGCAGTCCACGGCGTCGGGAGCCGACGCTGCCGTTCTGACGACCGTTTTCTCGTTAGCTCGATATTGAGGTGCGTAACAGAGTGACAAGTAAGCCGCGTCTTTTTGCCGTCCTGTGTTCGAGAGACACCGATCGATGGCGGAAGTATACGCCGACCGAAGCCGGGTCGTGGTGGCCGTCTCCGGCCTGATCAAGGAGATACGCCCCTGGCAGTGGTACAAACAGAGCATTCTGCTCCTGGGGTTCGTGTTCTCCGAGAGCCTGTTCGATCCGGTGGCCGTTACGAACGTCTCTCTCGGCGTTGTCGCCTTCTGTGCCATCACGGGCGCGACGTACATCGGCAACGACATCGCCGACATCGAGGAAGATCGTAACCATCCGCGAAAGAAACACCGCCCCATCGCCAGCGGACAGGTTTCGATCCCCGTCGCGGTGATGTTCGGAGCGCTGCTCTTCGTCGGCGGACTCGCCCTCTCCTGGTATCTGGGTCCGCTGTTCGTGCTGATCGTCCTCGCGTACCTCGCTCAGAACGCGTTTTACTCCGTGTTCCTGAAACAGATCGTCATCGTCGACGCGATGGTCATCGCCATCGGGTTCGTGCTGCGAGCCGTCGCGGGCGTCGTCGCCATCGACGTCTACCTGAGTCCCTGGCTCGTCGTCTGTACGTTCCTCGGGGCGCTACTGCTGGCGTTCGGCAAGCGTCGCCACGAGATGATAGTCAGCGACGATCCGTCCTCGTCGCGCTCAATACTCGCCGAGTACACCGAGGAGATTCTCGACCAGTTTCTCGTCGTCGTCCTGGCGGCGCTTCTCGTCTCCTACTCGCTCTACACGGTCTTCGGCAGCGGACCGTGGATGATGTCCACGCTTCCGTTCGCCTTCTTCGCGGCCTTCCGATACCACTACCTCGCCTACACGCGGGATCTGGGCGGCGACCCGAAGTTCCTCTTCGCCGACCGTCCGTTCTTCATCAACCTCGTCGTCTGGGGCGTTCTGGTCGTCGGAGTTCTTTACGAGGTCCCGCTTTACCTCCTCGGAGCGATCGCGTGATTTCCGCCGTTCCCCCACCGAACACACCATGACGCGCCGATACGATCTTCAGGTTCACACGGACGC
It includes:
- a CDS encoding decaprenyl-phosphate phosphoribosyltransferase, which gives rise to MAEVYADRSRVVVAVSGLIKEIRPWQWYKQSILLLGFVFSESLFDPVAVTNVSLGVVAFCAITGATYIGNDIADIEEDRNHPRKKHRPIASGQVSIPVAVMFGALLFVGGLALSWYLGPLFVLIVLAYLAQNAFYSVFLKQIVIVDAMVIAIGFVLRAVAGVVAIDVYLSPWLVVCTFLGALLLAFGKRRHEMIVSDDPSSSRSILAEYTEEILDQFLVVVLAALLVSYSLYTVFGSGPWMMSTLPFAFFAAFRYHYLAYTRDLGGDPKFLFADRPFFINLVVWGVLVVGVLYEVPLYLLGAIA
- the fer gene encoding ferredoxin Fer yields the protein MPTVEYLNYEVLDDHGWEMDDDDLFDEAADAGLDEEDYGTLDVAEGEYILEAAEAQGYDWPFSCRAGACANCAAIVFEGEIDMDMQQILSDEEVEEKNVRLTCIGSAETDEVKIVYNAKHLDYLQNRVI
- a CDS encoding NAD-dependent epimerase/dehydratase family protein; amino-acid sequence: MSDGARTGDDSNGSVLVTGGTGFLGLHTCQYFRDRGWDVTAFDLKPFDAADDTDDIDFVEGDVRSETSVTDALEESGATSVVHAAAALPLWDADRIRETTIDGTRNVLWAATDRDVERVCYVSSTSVYGTHDEHPITEDSPLDGVGPYGRAKIQAEKICRDFRRMGLCVPVLRPKTFVGPQRLGVFQVLFDWIEDGANVPLVGRGNNRYQLLHVRDLVSAIELMLTGDEDEVNDTFNVGADEFATMREDFQAPIDYAGTGKRTIGTPAFLTVAVLRVLDRLNLSPLYPWVYETAHEDSYVSVEKLKRLGWEPEYSNREALVETYEWYLENYEVDEVDDETGLDHRVAWDQGALAVAKTISKRI
- a CDS encoding inorganic phosphate transporter, which encodes MTEVLLIVGLIVAVFVGYNIGGATTGPAFGPAVGANVITKLMAAGLMSIFFFVGAITIGPEVVTTLGGELVNTTDIFTLRSNVAVLFFIGGALFVGNYFGVPASTSMTAVGAIAALGLATGELDVAVLGEIVIWWVVAPIIGFWVAGVIGRYFYPRINAWIAIEGNREGRQMITVDRSGPVPRLQFGENADRREITGAFVVVGIGCLMAFSSGTSNIANAIAPIYGTGDVDMIPLVLIGSAAVSVGCFTIARRTLDTLGNDITNLPLTAAIVVAVISSTIVIGLSSIGIPASFVVIATMSIIGLGWGRATRTTTLSDVRKGEETRVSVGALTAEEEGERAPGIGEEKPEDIPRASDLFNPSTTARVIIMQNVVPLISTVGAFLTFRFVPIFGF
- a CDS encoding DolP-mannose mannosyltransferase — protein: MAVRSRVGRRSDWLVVLGPIVVLMFVVGFAIYRVEDPPMVTDPAFFQHTGWYVLQGGVPYVDVWDVNPPVPFGITAALAAVSGGDMFVLHALSVALTVTVAAASVLLVGWVARLLTGEDIAAIAAGLSMFVLPALFILPMQGVRAQFYALFFGVAALALALRDRPFLAGVAAALAAGSWQSGGAFAPLIVGMAYQRAGGRGALSAIAGGGVVTGAVVLVFAAAGALVPMIVQTILAPLVAGSPYTLAERVYSILLVFGYASVLIPVAVYGWADAVVRDRSRWWVPAGGLILGLQVLFVDMDGATDALLWLAFVAFGVAIAVERAVSWRSTTDRRGGDAARTSHRRVAIVAVVAVVGLLVVSGMVWNHSSLSPQSTLEAMQQEAEPEGEELPITPADGDVPSMQTIYWEQLKPETCHYRLSWNEVRWISMTDDRLDARECGTWPDRIDRD